One Hymenobacter aerilatus genomic region harbors:
- a CDS encoding antitoxin VbhA family protein, translating into MEKALYFSENEQIKQQRREVVKFAVGVSMSQNRPPSTLLVELQNQYIAGQIDLAQLSAALDAEYQPAPGFDPFARYAPGAGPQVEPAHQYDPYLHFDESSVGPRLP; encoded by the coding sequence GTGGAAAAAGCACTCTATTTCTCCGAAAACGAGCAAATCAAGCAGCAGCGTCGCGAGGTGGTAAAGTTTGCAGTTGGCGTGTCAATGAGTCAAAATCGACCGCCCTCGACGCTGCTGGTGGAGTTGCAGAACCAATACATTGCCGGGCAGATTGACCTGGCGCAATTGTCGGCCGCGCTCGACGCCGAGTACCAGCCAGCTCCCGGCTTTGACCCTTTCGCTAGGTATGCGCCCGGAGCAGGCCCGCAAGTAGAGCCGGCCCATCAGTACGACCCATATCTGCACTTTGATGAATCGAGCGTAGGTCCTCGCCTGCCGTAG
- a CDS encoding Fic/DOC family protein has product MTDGFTDPHTGVLINKLNIADEDKLAEVEGNRFHFRLLEVLAGHVEVTPHNAQGLQALHRHLFQDVYPWAGETRAWGEFQATKSTSADKDGPGLYTMYFGSYQQLPAHLDAIGQQLAAERFLKGLDKDQFVARAAYYFDQYNYAHAFREGNGRTLGAAFQVLAENAGYDVNLVAQLHPKQYNQARDYAILRPTGNPETDLQPLRAFFGQITTPLPELVLAPAAPVVVPEFLRRVDAMREVQQSQEPIWRALLGGRHTGVARQIMQGTRGVVHPDAQQPARLAILKTGAELLAQMPVKMEDARLRQRVARLLKALPLVTVVLLVVGPPLQAAPSASPEPPKIPVASKDEPLQKAPELKRRGPKL; this is encoded by the coding sequence ATGACTGACGGTTTTACCGACCCCCACACCGGTGTCCTGATTAATAAGCTCAACATTGCCGATGAGGACAAGCTGGCCGAGGTCGAAGGCAACCGCTTCCACTTCCGCCTGCTGGAGGTGCTGGCCGGCCACGTGGAAGTGACGCCTCACAATGCCCAGGGCCTGCAGGCATTGCACCGCCACCTTTTTCAGGATGTGTACCCGTGGGCCGGCGAAACGCGCGCCTGGGGCGAGTTTCAGGCTACCAAGTCAACATCGGCCGATAAGGACGGTCCCGGCCTGTACACCATGTACTTTGGCAGCTACCAGCAACTGCCCGCGCACCTGGATGCCATCGGGCAACAGCTGGCCGCTGAGCGCTTTCTGAAGGGGCTGGATAAAGACCAGTTCGTGGCCCGGGCGGCCTACTATTTCGACCAGTACAACTACGCCCACGCCTTTCGGGAGGGCAATGGCCGGACCTTGGGCGCGGCTTTTCAAGTGCTGGCGGAGAATGCCGGCTACGACGTGAACCTCGTCGCGCAGTTGCACCCCAAGCAATACAACCAGGCCCGGGACTATGCTATTCTACGGCCCACCGGGAACCCGGAAACCGATTTGCAGCCGCTCCGCGCCTTTTTTGGCCAGATTACCACGCCGCTTCCGGAACTGGTGCTAGCCCCGGCCGCGCCCGTGGTAGTGCCCGAGTTTCTGCGGCGCGTGGATGCCATGCGCGAGGTACAGCAGAGCCAGGAGCCTATATGGCGCGCGCTGCTGGGAGGGCGTCACACCGGGGTAGCCCGGCAGATTATGCAGGGCACCCGCGGCGTGGTGCATCCCGATGCGCAGCAGCCGGCGCGGCTGGCTATTCTCAAAACCGGGGCCGAGCTGCTGGCGCAAATGCCCGTTAAGATGGAAGATGCCCGGCTGCGCCAGCGCGTGGCGCGGTTGCTAAAGGCATTGCCTCTGGTTACGGTGGTGCTGCTGGTAGTCGGGCCTCCGCTGCAGGCCGCGCCATCCGCCAGCCCGGAACCACCGAAAATACCCGTAGCCAGTAAAGACGAGCCGCTGCAAAAAGCACCGGAGTTAAAGCGTCGAGGCCCAAAGCTGTGA